The Parambassis ranga chromosome 14, fParRan2.1, whole genome shotgun sequence genome includes a window with the following:
- the supt6h gene encoding transcription elongation factor SPT6, with protein MSDFIESEAEESEEEFEEKDLKPKKTQRFMEEDDEEEEENTEDQDEQGNLRGLIDDGDEEEEAESEKSASAAGSDSEEEVRHRRKKRNYDDYLDDDDLDLIEENLGVKVKRRKKKYDRVKTLDDDEEDDDEKDLIADEIFHGDGEGDLEEGEAIDEPLQQADDDEEGEDEESDIDDFIVDDDGQPITKKRGKKFSGYTDAALQEAQEIFGGDFDFADFDADAYDQGEEEEEDQDEEGWDRPKKQTKRRVGRKSIFEIYEPSELESSHMTDQDNEIRTTDMPERFQLRSIPVKPAEDDELEEEAEWIFRHGFSTLTISMQESTDYLDRGTTTNFSRKGPSTIAKIKEALNFMRNQHFEVPFIAFYRKEYVEPELNINDLWKVWQWDEKWTQLKTRKQNLTRLFQKMQSYQFEQISADPDKPLADGIRPLDTADMERLKDVQTLEELGDVYNHFLLYYGRDIPKMQNAAKANKKRLKKIKELSEDGEEEELEVEEEEHKGPDLKLASRRDMYSICQSVGLDGLAKKFGLTPEQFGENLRDSYQRHETEQFPAEPVELAKDYVCSQFSTPETVLEGTRYMVAMQIAREPLVRHVLRQTFQERAKINIKPTKKGKKEVDEAHFAYSFKYLKNKPVKELNGDQFLKMCLAEDEGLLTIDICIDLIGVKGYAGDQTYFDEIKQFYYRDEFSHQVQEWNRQRTLAIERALTQFLYPQMAKELKSKLIAEAKESIVRSCCRRLYNWLKVAPYRPDQQVEEDDDLMDESQGKGIRVLGVAYAPSRDTPVFCALINGEGEVVDFLRLPHFMKRRNAFREDEREKKAADIENLKKFLSSKKPHVVAVAGENRDAQMIMEDIKRTISELEQESSLPAVGVELVDNELATLYMNSKKSETDFRDYPPLLRQAVSIARKIQDPLMEYAQVCSTDEDIVCLKLHPLQEHVVKEDLLCALYCEFINRVNEVGVDVNRAIAHPHTQSLVQYVCGLGPRKGSHLLKILKQNNTRLENRTQLVTMCHMGPKVFINCAGFIKIDTASLGDSTDSYIEVLDGSRVHPETYEWARKMAVDALEYDESAEDANPAGALEEILENPERLKDLDLDAFAEELERQGYGNKGITLYDIRAELSCRYKDLRVPYRVPNTEEVFNMLTKETPETFYIGKLITSVVTGIAHRRPQGESYDQAIRNDSTGLWQCPFCQQDNFPELSEVWNHFDSGSCPGQAIGVRSRLDNGVQGFIPTKFLSDKVVKHPEERVKVGMTVHCRIMKIDIEKFSVDLTCRTSDLMDRANEWKLPKDSYYDFDTETEDQKQEEEFKKKQQRTPYIKRVIAHPNFHNISFNQAEKMMETLDQGDLIIRPSSKGENHLTVTWKVADGIYQHVDVREEGKENAFSLGHTLWINNEEFEDLDEITARYIQPMASFARDLLGHKYFQECNGGNKEKMEELLVRTKREKPTFIPYFISACKDLPGKFILGYQPRGKPRIEYVTITPDGFRYRSQIFPTVNGLFRWFKDHYQEPVPGVTPSNSSRTRTPASLNATPANINIADLTRAVNSLPRNMTSQMFNAIAAVTGQGQNPNTTPAQWGSSQYGYGGSTGGGGSSSAYHVFATPQQPMATPLMTPSYSYTTPSQQALGTPQYPGSTPQSSHSHAHAHAHGSHMSHHSHHGHHSSHHGHSSGTPSSSTSSRGRTPQQQQPKPSSSNSSAVDWGKMAEQWLKEKEAEGRKKAQRMTPRPSPSPMIESTPMSIAGDATPLLDEMDR; from the exons ATGTCTGACTTTATTGAAAGTGAAGCTGAGGAGTCTGAAGAGGAGTTTGAGGAGAAAGACCTAAAGCCAAAAAAGACCCAAAGGTTCATGGAAGAGGATG atgaagaagaagaagagaacacAGAGGACCAGGATGAGCAAGGAAACCTGCGTGGACTCATTGATGAtggagatgaggaagaagaggcagaaTCAGAAAAAAGTGCAAGTGCAGCAGGGAGTGACTCAGAAGAAGAAGTGAGGCATCGACGTAAAAAGCGCA ATTATGATGACTACTTGGATGATGATGATCTTGATCTAATTGAGGAAAATCTGGGTGTCAAAGTGAAAAGGAGG AAGAAGAAATATGACCGTGTAAAAACactggatgatgatgaagaggatgatgatgaaaaagACCTAATCGCTGATGAGATCTTTCATGGTGATGGTGAGGGTGACCTGGAGGAAGGTGAGGCCATCGATGAGCCTCTTCAACAAGCAGATGATGACGAAGAAGGAGAAGATGAAGAATCAG ACATAGATGATTTTATTGTGGATGATGATGGCCAACCAATTACCAAAAAGAGGGGCAAGAAGTTCTCAGGATACACAGATGC AGCCCTCCAGGAGGCCCAGGAGATTTTTGGTGGCGACTTTGACTTTGCTGACTTTGATGCGGATGCTTATGaccagggagaggaggaggaagaggatcaAGATGAAGAAGGCTGGGACCGAcctaaaaaacagacaaagaggagggTTGGGAGGAAGAGCATTTTTGAGATCTATGAACCCAGTGAGCTGGAaagcagtcacatgactgacCAGGACAATGAGATCCGCACTACAGACATGCCAGAGAGGTTCCAG ttgcGATCCATTCCTGTTAAGCCTGCTGAGGACGATGAGCTGGAAGAGGAAGCAGAATGGATCTTCCGACATGGCTTTTCTACTCTTACCATCTCCATGCAG GAAAGCACAGATTACCTAGACAGGGGAACAACCACAAACTTTAGCAGGAAAGGACCCAGCACAATTGCCAAGATCAAGGAGGCTCTCAACTTCATGAGGAATCAACATTTTGAG GTTCCTTTCATAGCATTCTACAGAAAAGAATATGTGGAACCTGAACTAAATATCAATGACCTGTGGAAGGTGTGGCAGTGGGATGAAAAG TGGACTCAACTGAAGACACGAAAGCAGAACCTGACCCGTCTGTTTCAGAAGATGCAGTCCTACCAGTTTGAACAGATCTCCGCTGATCCTGACAAACCTTTGGCTGATGGAATCCGACCTCTGGACACTGCTGACATGGAGAG GTTGAAAGATGTGCAGACTCTTGAAGAGTTAGGTGATGTATACAATCACTTTTTGCTCTACTATGGCCGAGACATTCCCAAGATGCAGAATGCAGCCAAAGCCAACAAGAAGAGGCTCAAGAAGATTAAAGAACTGTCAGAGGATG gtgaagaagaggagttggaggtagaagaagaagaacacaaagGACCTGACCTGAAGTTGGCCTCTCGTAGAGACATGTACAGCATCTGTCAAAGTGTCGGACTTG ATGGCCTGGCTAAAAAGTTTGGATTGACTCCAGAGCAGTTTGGAGAAAATCTGAGAGACAGCTACCAGCGTCACGagactgagcagttccctgctGAGCCAGTAGAGCTAGCCAAAGACTATGTTTGCAGCCAGTTTAGCACTCCAGAAACAGTGCTGGAAGGAACCAGGTACATGGTTGCCATGCAGATTGCACGGGAACCTCTGGTCAGACATGTTCTTCGACAGACATTTCAGGAGAGGGCTAAGATTAACATCAAGCCTACAAAGAAGGGCAAAAAG GAGGTAGATGAAGCTCATTTTGCCTACTCCTTCAAGTATCTAAAGAACAAGCCTGTAAAAGAACTCAATGGTGATCAGTTCTTGAAGATGTGCCTGGCAGAGGATGAGGGACTGCTTACCATTGACATCTGTATTGACCTTATAGGAGTAAAAGG GTATGCTGGGGACCAGACATACTTTGATGAGATCAAACAGTTCTACTACAGGGACGAGTTCAGTCACCAAGTACAGGAGTGGAACAGGCAGCGAACCTTAGCCATAGAGAGAGCTCTCACTCAGTTCCTCTACCCTCAGATGGCAAAGGAGCTCAAGAGCAAACTTATTGCTGAAGCCAAAGAGAGCATTGTCCGG TCCTGCTGTCGCCGGTTGTATAACTGGCTTAAGGTGGCTCCTTATAGGCCAGATCAGCAGGTTGAGGAAGATGATGACCTGATGGATGAGAGTCAGGGAAAAGGCATTCGGGTGCTTGGTGTAGCCTATGCACCTAGCAG AGACACCCCAGTTTTCTGTGCTCTGATCAATGGGGAGGGGGAGGTGGTGGATTTCCTGCGTCTGCCTCACTTCATGAAGCGGAGGAATGCCTTTAGGGAggatgagagagaaaagaag GCTGCTGACATTGAAAATCTTAAGAAGTTTCTGTCTAGCAAGAAACCGCATGTTGTTGCTGTCGCTGGAGAAAACCG AGATGCTCAAATGATTATGGAGGACATCAAGAGAACTATCAGCGAGCTTGAACAGGAGTCCTCTCTGCCTGCGGTGGGAGTGGAACTTGTTGACAATGAACTGGCCACACTCTACATGAACAGCAAGAAATCAGAG ACTGATTTCAGAGACTACCCTCCCTTGCTGCGACAGGCAGTTTCAATAGCCAGGAAGATCCAGGATCCTCTGATGGAGTATGCTCAGGTCTGCAGTACTGATGAGGACATTGTCTGCCTCAAACTACACCCACTACAG GAGCATGTTGTAAAGGAAGACCTGCTCTGTGCCCTTTACTGTGAGTTCATCAACCGTGTCAATGAGGTTGGAGTGGACGTGAACAGAGCCATAGCTCATCCTCACACCCAAAGCCTGGTGCAGTATGTCTGTGGCTTGGGACCAAGGAAGGGCTCTCATCTTCTTAAA ATTCTTAAGCAGAACAACACCCGCCTGGAAAACAGAACACAGCTGGTCACAATGTGTCACATGGGACCCAAGGTTTTCATCAACTGTGCTGGTTTTATCAAAATCGACACTGCATCACTTGGGGACAG TACAGACTCCTACATTGAAGTTCTGGATGGCTCTCGTGTCCACCCTGAGACATATGAGTGGGCTCGCAAGATGGCTGTAGACGCCCTTGAGTATGATGAGTCAGCAGAAGATGCCAACCCAGCTGGAGCTCTGGAGGAGATCTTGGAAAATCCAGAACGTCTCAAAGATCTGGATCTGGATGCTTTTGCTGAAGAGCTTGAGAGACAG GGTTATGGGAATAAGGGAATTACTCTGTATGATATccgagctgagctgagctgcaggTACAAAGACCTGAGAGTTCCTTACAGAGTCCCTAACACTGAGGAGGTGTTTAATATGCTCACCAAGGAGACTCCAGAGACATTTTATATTG gtAAGCTGATCACCAGCGTTGTTACTGGTATTGCTCACCGGCGGCCTCAGGGAGAGAGTTACGACCAGGCCATCCGTAATGATTCTACAGGCCTGTGGCAGTGTCCCTTCTGCCAGCAGGACAATTTCCCTGAACTGAGCGAG GTGTGGAATCACTTTGACAGTGGATCGTGTCCTGGTCAGGCCATCGGAGTGCGGAGCAGACTGGATAATGGTGTCCAGGGATTCATTCCCACCAAGTTTCTCAGTGACAAAGTGGTCAAACACCCTGAAGAGAGGGTGAAG GTGGGCATGACGGTTCACTGCCGCATCATGAAAATTGATATAGAAAAATTCAGTGTTGACCTCACGTGCCGCACTTCAGATCTGATGGACAGGGCCAACGAATGGAAGCTTCCCAAGGACAGCTACTATGACTTTGATACAGAGACTGAAGAccaaaaacaggaggaggaattcaaaaagaaacaacagcGAACAC CATATATAAAGCGTGTGATTGCCCACCCCAACTTCCACAATATCAGCTTCAACCAGGCAGAAAAGATGATGGAGACCCTGGACCAGGGAGACTTGATCATCCGACCCAGCAGCAAAGGAGAGAACCATCTTACCGTCACTTGGAAA GTGGCTGATGGTATCTACCAGCATGTGGATGTGAGAGAGGAAGGCAAAGAAAATGCTTTCAGCCTGGGGCACACTCTCTGGATCAACAATGAG GAGTTTGAAGATCTGGATGAAATCACGGCTCGATACATTCAGCCAATGGCTTCATTTGCACGGGATCTGCTCGGGCACAAGTACTTTCAGGAGTGCAATGGAGGAAACAAAGAG AAAATGGAGGAGTTGTTGGTCAGAACAAAGAGGGAGAAGCCCACATTTATTCCTTACTTCATTTCAGCATGTAAAGATCTGCCTGGAAAATTCATACTGGGCTACCAGCCTCGAGGAAAACCTCG GATTGAGTATGTGACTATCACCCCAGATGGCTTTCGCTACCGATCACAGATATTTCCTACAGTAAATGGACTATTCCGTTGGTTCAAGGACCATTATCAAGAGCCTGTGCCAG GTGTCACTCCCAGTAACAGCAGCCGAACAAGGACACCGGCGTCCCTGAATGCCACCCCAGCCAATATCAATATTGCTG ACTTGACGCGAGCTGTCAACTCTCTCCCACGCAACATGACATCGCAGATGTTCAATGCCATCGCAGCAGTCACAGGCCAGGGCCAGAACCCCAACACCACTCCTGCACAGTGGGGATCCAGCCAATATGGCTACGGTGGCAgcacgggaggaggagggagctcTTCTGCTTATCAT GTGTTCGCCACACCTCAGCAGCCAATGGCAACGCCTCTGATGACACCCAGCTACTCCTACACCACACCGAGCCAGCAGGCCCTGGGCACACCTCAGTATCCTGGCTCCACCCCCCAGTCATCACACTCACACGCGCACGCCCATGCACACGGAAGCCACATGTCACATCACAGTCATCACGGCCATCACAGCAGTCACCATGGCCACTCGTCCGGCACGCCATCGTCTTCTACCTCGTCCAGAGGAAGGAcaccacagcaacagcaacCAAA GCCAAGCAGCAGCAATTCTTCTGCAGTAGACTGGGGCAAGATGGCTGAGCAGTggctgaaggagaaagaggcagagggCCGGAAAAAAGCCCAGAGGATGACGCCACGACCATCACCCAGTCCCATGATCGAGAGCACACCCATGTCCATCGCTGGAGACGCCACACCCCTACTGGATGAAATGGACCGATAA
- the rab34b gene encoding ras-related protein Rab-34, producing the protein MLPPVKKDRVITELPKCFSPNAALHTKDGFHPQVKAVCQVQKPCTVSFNIAKVIVVGDVAVGKTCLISRFCKDAFNKNYKATIGVDFEMERFEVLGIPFSLQLWDTAGQERFKCIASTYYRGAQAIIVVFDLSSVSSLIHARQWLEDAMKENDPSSVLLFLVGTKKDLSSPDQLAQIEQEAIRLSEEIKAEYWAVSAKSGDGVRDFFFRVASLTFEANVLSELEKSGARHGGNIIRITDSKDQRAKWKSGCC; encoded by the exons ATGTTGCCACCAGTGAAGAAGGACCGGGTCATTACTGAGCTTCCAAAG TGTTTCAGTCCAAATGCAGCACTGCACACAAAAGACGGCTTCCACCCACAGGTGAAGGCTGTGTGTCAGGTTCAGAAGCCGTGCACGGTCAG TTTCAACATCGCCAAGGTCATCGTAGTGGGTGATGTTGCGGTTGGGAAAACGTGTCTGATTAGCAG GTTCTGTAAAGATGCGTTCAATAAGAACTACAAGGCGACCATCGGGGTGGATTTTGAGATGGAGCGTTTTGAGGTGCTCGGCATTCCCTTCAGTTTGCAGCT ATGGGATACAGCAGGTCAGGAGCGCTTCAAGTGCATCGCTTCCACCTATTACAGAGGAGCACAAG CGATTATAGTGGTGTTTGACTTAAGCAGCGTGAGCTCATTAATACACGCCAG gcagtgGTTGGAGGATGCCATGAAGGAAAATGACCCCTCCAGCGTTCTACTGTTCCTTGTCGGTACCAAGAAGGATCTCAGT TCTCCTGATCAGTTGGCACAGATCGAGCAGGAAGCCATCCGACTCTCTGAGGAAATCAAAGCAGAGTACTGGGCCGTGTCAGCAAAGTCAG GAGATGGTGTCAGGGATTTCTTCTTCCGTGTGGCTTCTTTGACTTTTGAGGCCAACGTTTTGTCTGAGCTTGAGAAAAGTGGGGCGAGGCACGGCGGTAACATAATCA GGATCACAGACAGCAAAGACCAAAGAGCAAAGTGGAAATCCGGCTGCTGCTGA
- the sdf2 gene encoding stromal cell-derived factor 2: MQIGGASAASCAWNSKGMGYLNCAILPRYLPGLFVLVLCIFGLSQCTELSFVTCGSVIKLLNIKHNVRLHSHDVRYGSGSGQQSVTGVTAVEDSNSYWSVRGTSDTLCYRGMPVKCGQTIRLTHINTGRNLHSHYFASPLSSNQEVSAFGEEGEGDHLDEWTVQCGGSVWKREEAVRFRHKATDALLSVTGEQYGRPIHGQTEVHAMSSPSQHSLWKAMEGIFMKPSESPAGSRDYSHTHTEF, from the exons ATGCAAATCGGAGGAGCATCGGCGGCTTCGTGTGCGTGGAATTCTAAGGGAATGGGTTACTTAAACTGTGCTATTCTTCCACGCTATCTACCAGGTCTTTTTGTGCTAGTATTATGCATATTTGGACTGTCACAATGTACGGAACTGAGCTTTGTGACATGCGGATCAGTCATTAAACtgttaaatataaaacacaatgtGAGACTACACTCTCACGACGTACGCTACGGATCTG GTAGCGGCCAGCAGTCTGTCACAGGGGTTACAGCAGTGGAAGACAGTAACAGCTACTGGAGTGTTCGTGGAACGAGTGACACCTTATGCTATCGGGGAATGCCGGTCAAGTGCGGGCAGACCATTCGCCTCACTCATATCAACACAGGCCGTAACCTTCATAGCCACTACTTCGCCTCCCCGCTGTCTTCTAACCAG GAAGTGAGCGCATTCGGTGAAGAAGGGGAAGGCGACCACCTCGACGAGTGGACAGTTCAGTGTGGCGGATCCGTGTGGAAACGTGAAGAGGCAGTTCGCTTCCGTCACAAGGCCACTGATGCACTACTGTCAGTGACAGGGGAGCAGTATGGACGGCCGATCCATGGTCAGACGGAGGTTCATGCCATGTCAAGTCCCAGCCAGCACAGCCTGTGGAAGGCCATGGAGGGAATCTTCATGAAGCCCAGTGAGAGCCCAGCAGGCAGCCGAGactacagtcacacacatacagagttcTGA